CAGGGTTTCCTGAGAATCAGTGTATTTTTCTCTTACTAAAGGATTTGAGGGGTTTCTCTTTCTCATGACTTGcctatgtgtgtgttcatgtgagtgtgcctgcatgtgtgtgcatgcacacctgtgttCTTTTGACTTGGAAGTAGTGGATGAGAGAGTGATCTCTGGGTGATCtccttcatttttgtgtttttcctttattgttttaaaatcctCAGAATAAGATGGAATATCAACTGTCTTTCAATGGCTTTCTTGAACCAATTGTTACCACTAAATCAAATTATATAATTCAAAAATAGTACATAGACAGGTTTTTTCTTTGACCTTTTTAGTCATAAATTTCTAACCTGGTTTTTCTGcattagtgtatgtatgtgtgtgtgcgtgtatagtTACATagtacaaatatatataattatataatgcaAAAAAGGGAAAATTGATAATTACCACCATCACATTAACATTATCCAGAGTCTCCGCAGACTGGTCATTAAAACATTGCTTGAACTTTTCCACAGCAGTTTTGTCATAAGGAAGAGCTGTGTATGATTTAATCACTTCGTGATATTCTTCCAGAGTCACATTCCCATCAATTGTCTGTGCAATAGCATTGTCCATTGCATtgcagccagaacctggaacgaCATGACATTCATCACTGGAGGTTAGAACTCGTTAGAGGTTACCTCATCCTCTTGAGTACAAGTAGAGACACAGATCAGCTAAGGAGATGGAGCACTACCAAATCTGGGACAGAAAATCCAGGCTGTGAGATTGCACTTAGAAACTGCAAACTCTGCCCCTGACATCTTAGCACAAAGAAGCCAAACCCTCACTGACACAACCCTCACTGCAAGGACACTGGATAGATGGCAGGCCACAGTGGTGGGCATGGCAAGCATTTTGGATCTTTGATTGGTTAAAGCCTACCACATTACTATTTTGAGAACATCATGGAGTATATTCAAATATCCTGTACCTATTATGACTAGAATATTGTCCACTTTGCTCTGTGAACTCTAGCATCTGCATCACAAAGCATCTTAAACAGAGAATCTAGTACTTGAAGTGACTTCATGCAGAAAATGGATGTAGACTGCAAGATTCCTTCAGGTCTTAAAAACTTGCCCCTAACAAGCTAACAAGGGAGTCAACCAGCACACTCCCCTTGTCAGCAATGACACACAAGAAACAAGAGGCCAACTGGGCGGTGgttgctcatgcctttagtcccagcacaagGGATGccgaggtaggcagatctctgtgaatttgaggccagtctgatctacaaagctttacagagaaaccttgccttgaaaaacaaaaacaaaaacaaaaacaaagaaataaaaaaaggagatgCTGTGTTCTGATGGGACAAATCAAACAggcatgtcttttctttttctagccaAGATGTATCTCAGTGCTGTTTTGTGAAACCCTATGAAGTATTTCATAATAGTTCATAAATATTATCCTCTGTCACCATTAattctgtcatcttcataaagtatcATAAAACATAAACTTTTGGACCTTAAGTGATGTCATTTGGTCAACTAGTGGAAGAGAAAGAGGTCAGGAAGTAGGTTCAAATTAACTAGCTTTACCCTAAGCATAAGGCTAACCCTGATTTCCCTATCATTTTAGCTGAGAACTCCACCTTCTTGTTATTTTGCTCCAACCTCTCAGATAAGTGAAGTAGACAACACAAGCAATACAAATCATACAAAGTCTATTGCACGGGTGACATGTTTGTACTGACCGCATTCTTAGGGACAAGCTTTACTTCTGTCATTAATTCACATGGACTTGAGGAATGGGAACTGTCCTCTCTACCAGCAGGACTAGGAAGTAAGTGGTCCAATGCCACATGATGCAGTTTGAGAAGTAACTCCTTCCATAGGTAAAGAGATTCCTAACTGCAATTTTAAGGAAAGCCATCCAGGGTCATTTATATCTTCCCCATTTCctgtaaaataatttcatatctGAATCTAAGACCTGCCATGGATATCAGGAGACCTGTGACTACCATGGGACCTCCTGCATAGTAATGACACTTCCCATGCAGCCCCAGCATTGGGGACAAACCGTCATCAGCAATACTTCTATCCCTCATCAGTGATACTTCTTTGATTATCTGGACTAGTACTGAGTTTTAGGGATATTGTATTAGATACTTTGTACCACTGTTGACCTGTTCTGACTCAAGTGCTATGAATTCTTCCTGTAGAACAGAAACAATGTGGTCCAAAAGCAGCCCACACCCTTCCACAGAACTCACCACTGGCATAGCAGCAAATGGGGATGGAGGCCAGCATGAAGACCATGACCAACTTCATGGTGAGGCAGCTCTTTTGGGTTGGTCTTTGGTACAAGATGGAGCTCAGGGAACTTTCTGGAGTTGAGACCTCAGGGCTCCTCTATTTATTTCTTGGGCAGCTACCCTAGTGTCACCCAGGAAACAAAAAGGCAAGTCATGAGAGCAATGTGCATTGTACCAGACAACATGAGAGAACATGAAACAGAGCCAAAGAGGCCTATGAAATATTTgcacaaaacaaggaaacaaatgatTAAGTATGACATGTGACAATTGTTGACCTATCCCTAAGTGTTTCCAAAAATAATGTAGATTGTAGCACTATAGTTTGATCTTCAAAAAGatattctcttcctccttcataccctttctccttcatttacccctcttcctcttttttgtcttcttcattgtcttcttctcactccttttattctttctcttttttgctcATTCCTATTTCTTTGTTATGTCCTTTCCTtgttctttaacttttattttccaattttaagCAATCCACTGTGTTTGCACCTGTTTCTGAGGTCTCCAGTGGCTAGGGTCCATGCATGACCACATGCCCATTGCAAGCAGGTTTTCCTGTTGACTGTCATCTTCCTTGAGTTCCAGAGGAAGCCTATTCCCTTCTGATCCTTACTGAAGAGGCTTAGGAAGTGTCATTTCATTAGATTAACGTCCATTGTTCATTCCAAATAGCTAAACACATATTTCCTTCTGTGTTAAAGGTTTAGGGTGTCACTTCTCCTGAATCAAAGGTCACTGTCAGCTCTTAGGGCTCCTTGTTGCtttatgggaggaagggaggaatgatGGGTTTATGAATTATGCGGTTGTGACTTCAGATCCTGGGGACAGCATCTGCTCATGACTAACCCTGAGcagctctcctgtctctctgcatTTCCTTTTACCCATGGTAATGTGAGTATTGGCAAAACTCTGGTGAAGTTATGTCAGGACAGCAGATACTGCATTTAAATAACTTTTCCACATGGCCTAGATAACCACTAATTAGTGGAAAATTTTCAGTGCTGAAACTGTGGACATTAGTATAATGGTCCctcaagttaaaaaacaaacaaacaataaatgataaaaccaaaaacaaaaggattACTCTGAAATCCAGCTAGATCACTTGGGTATATAATAGAATGCCAAAGAAGGCATGGACATCCATATTATTATAGCATTAGTCACTAGCCAAGCTATAGGATCAGCTTAGATGCCCGTCAGAactagacaaagaaaatgtggcatatatacCCAATGGAGTTTCATTCATCTGTAACGAGAATTAAATTTTGTCACTTACATGGAAATAAATGGGACAGGATATTATCGAGTTAAACAAAATAGTTGAACTCAGACAgacaaatatcatgttttctatAATATTTGTATGCCTTATGTATCTATTCCTGTATCTGTATTTGCATGACATGAAACAGAGGAGGAACTATTCCTagtgaggaagggaaaggaggtaTTGATGGGACCAATTGAACAAAGGAAATGATGCATGAGTGTGACAGGTAATACCACCTAAAAATTTCAGGTTACATAAAAAGAACTAGGCTATTGCAAGAGAAATAGTCAGGGGAAAAGTCAAGTGGGGGTTTTCATCCACAGATCAAAATATCACCTGTCTGATGTGGAAGACATATTTAAGGGGCGTTGAGTTTGAAGAATGCTT
The DNA window shown above is from Cricetulus griseus strain 17A/GY chromosome 3, alternate assembly CriGri-PICRH-1.0, whole genome shotgun sequence and carries:
- the LOC113834777 gene encoding secretoglobin family 2A member 2-like, with protein sequence MKLVMVFMLASIPICCYASGSGCNAMDNAIAQTIDGNVTLEEYHEVIKSYTALPYDKTAVEKFKQCFNDQSAETLDNVNVMVQAIYDSEECSSY